Within Nycticebus coucang isolate mNycCou1 chromosome 16, mNycCou1.pri, whole genome shotgun sequence, the genomic segment TATTCCTTTTGTTCCCTCTTTGATAACTGTAATAGCTTTATTTACTAAATACCTATTATGTACCAGACATTTATAAATGTTATCTCACataatttaatcttcacatcaAGCCTGTGagacagatttattttattttattttttatttttgaggcagaatctcactatatcacccttggtacagtgccatggcatcacagctcacaacaccctcaaattctcgggcttaagcgattctcttgcctcagtctcctgagtagcttagactataggcacctgccagaatgcccagctatttttttggttgcagttgtcattgttgtttagcaggcccaggccaggcttcaacctgccagccttgatgtatgtggctggtgccctacccactgggctacaggccCCATCTGTGAGATAGATTTTTATCTCCACTTTTTAAATGAGGGAATGGGAGTCAGAAGGTAACTTTGTCATTATTATACATCTAGTACACTCTACAAGAGTCTAAATCCATACATTTGGAATTCTAATAGCCAGTGGTGCTCTAGACTTTCTATATAGCAGGCTTATGTGTGACAATGCAGAAGGAGAGGGTGATGAAGGCAGTTTCTTGGATTGTGTAAGTAAGATTTCTCTCAAAGATCCCTACCTCCTGGTCATTAAGCCTTTGCATAGTTTCCTTCCATATCACATCAGAGTTGCTGTGAGTCTCATAGACTATGACAGAGTgtagccaagcacagtggctcatgcctgtaatcctagcacatggggaggctgaggcaggaggatctcttgagctcaagagtttgagaccagcctgagcaagagcgagaccctctactaaaattaaaaaaactagccaggtgtcatggtgggcacctatagtcccagcgactcaggaggctgaggcaaggggattgtttgaacccaggagtttgaagttgcagtgagctatgctgatgccaccacactctagcctggggcaacagagtgagactcagtctcaaaaaaaaaaaaattaaaaattaaaaagaatatgacAGGTGATGCTGTGTCACTTCTGAGGCTGGCTTATAAAAGGCACTGCAGCTTTAGGTTTGCTGGCTCTTTGTCTCTCCCGCCTTCTCTTGGATAACTCACTTTGGGGTCAGCCAGCAGCCATGTCATGAACAGCCCTATGGAGAGGCCCTTGTGGCAAGAAATTGAGGAATCTGGCAACTGCCATGAATTGAAAGCACACCCTCCAATCCCAGTCATGTCTACAGGTGGCTGTAGATTCAACCATCTGGATCACCACCTCGTGAGAGACCTGAGCAAGAATCCCCCAGCTAAGCAGCTCCCAAATTCCTCACCCACAGAATATGTgaggaaataaacatttgttattgCAAACACTTAAATTGGGGGGTAAtttattatgcagcaataaaaaagtaatataaattatatgcttACTTAGAATGGTTTGAGAAAGCAGGCTGGTGGACATAGTGAAGATAAGGCTAAAACCCCCACACCCTAAccattttttccagaaaaatcatTGCTCGAAAGCCCACTCCTAACCTCTGTGCCAGAAGTATAAATTTTAAGGATCTTAACAAAAAGTTGTAAAGATACATATAAATAGCTAGCCCTCTGTATTTGTGGGCTCCCCATATGTGGATTCAAATCATGGATCAAGAATACTTGGGGGATAAaaggattagggtgccggcctaatcctacagcactctactcagggtgacagagtgagactcttgtctaaaagcaaaaaaaaaaaaaaagaaagaaagaaattttttttgcaaAGGGAAGCAAAGAAATGCAGTAGTAGCTACATGGAAATTTGGGTCAAGCaaagttttttgttctttattttttgttactacaacaacaaacaacagCTAAAACTGTTTTAGCTAGATTTCCACAGAGACGTGTTCAAAGCTTGAGTTAATTCATAGCACATCCAATAAGAAGGTGGTAGCTTTGATGGGTTTCCTAATCTGACTTCATTTATGCATCAAATGGTTAATCATCATTTTGAACGTCAATAAAGAAGAGATAAagctctctctctatatatatgtctttttgaaaagaacaaaaagagaagcAAGAGAAATCATAGTTACCTTTATAGTCAGAAGACTCAACAGGGACTGAACTCTCCTCTGGGAAATACTAGACatccttcttcttttttggtatttttcaaagaaaattgttatataattattttcaatatcAGGTGACATATTATCAGTCTCAGTGGTTTCTTGTGAATTCCAGAAGTTTTGGGAAAATCTAGAGTTGCCAAACTTTTTAGAGTCCATTACAAACATTAACAACTGtgccaaaatatacaaaaaaaaaaaacaacaactgttTATTGGCACTGTAATTTCATttcatatgaaaagaaaatagatttttgaaAGCAATTTGATTTTTAggctataaataaaaattaaaaattcagatacCTAGTTTCTATGTAAAGTTAGATTTCACAATGTTAGTTTCCATCTAACATACATTGCCTATGCTGAATGCACAGCTATCTTCAACAATTATCTCCAGTTTGAGATCATTTGGGGAACAAGGATCAAACAACCTCTCCAAATGTAATTAAGCGTGAGCAGCCACTCTGTAATCTGATGATAGTAATAATGATTATAATACaatattgttaaaagaaaaaaatacagtatggtTTGCTACATCCAATTTCTCTCTGTCCCCCTTATACATGTCATCATACCTTGATCACTATTAGGACATAccattatgttaaaaataaagcctTATTACTattaaaactcaatggaaatttGAGAAGACATGTATAGTGGTTAAGAAAATACACTCAGAAGTCAGGAAGTCTACTTTGGAAATCTGAATCCATTTCCTAGTGACtgtgagcaagttacttaaatcCTTGCTAAGccccaatttcttcatctgtaaaatggacataatcACAGTACCTATCTCAGAGAGCTATATGTTATAAGGTAAGTAAAAagtttagcacagtgcctggcagagagCAAGGACTAGATAAATGGTGGGTACCAGCAATAGCAGAAGTAATTCTACATATTCCCTCACAGCTCTCTCTTACTGGGAGTTAAAAAGAGCACAACTTTTAAAGAAGACCCATGGTTAGATGCCTAGAATCTCAAAGTAGGATGCTACCACAATTTGGAAATGAAAGGTCACAAGCTATTGTCTGCCTTACCAGTATTTCTGAGAAAAGTGATGACAGCAACTTTAATATTGGCTATTACTTCCACCCTGAAGTCACACTGGCTTTGGACAGGCCAGTAAAAGACGTTATGAGCAAAGATCGCATGTTCTCAATCCTGATGTATTGGATGTTGTGGAATGCATTGAAAAGAGAGGCTTGTGAAAGGTCTTTTagcaaattcatttatttcatccacttccatttcttccattttatcaatTCTGCTGAAAAGTAGTATTTTTGTACCAAGGTCTTCCAACTTACTGATTTTTAGGAAGAAACACTCAAGATGTTAGTTTTTAGATCAAACTTGAGATTTGAAAGGCTTTCATCTTTATATTACTGTCTGTATTAAATaccttagaagaaaacagattttgctgattgccttatttttttttttaaatgacaaggaaaaaagtaTCTCTTTGGCTAAATTGATTACATAAAGTTAAACATTTTACTCGGTAAAGTCGGATTTGCTCATCAAATCATGGGGGGAAGTCACGAACATGACAGTGAATGATGGTGCTCATTCACTGATCTAAATTAATAGAGCTACAAGTTTTTACTGACAAGAAAGAAGTGACTGCATAATGAAAGAGCAATCTCCGGATGTAACCAAATACAGAAATGCTTCACATTCACAAGAAGACTGGGTACTAGTAGATTCATCACAAATGAAGGGGAGAATAGAGACTTTCACATGCATTTTtcgttgttttttcttttttttaatctttgagaGAGAAACAAAGGGATTTCCCTTAGCATGATAAAGTCTCATAAGGGGCCTGGCCTGTAGTCCtagactttgggaggccaatgcaagaagatcacttgaggtcagaagtttgagaccagcttcaagagcaagagtgaaagcacatctctataaaaaatggaaaaattagccaggcatggtagcatgtgcttatgcctagaagtttgaggtgctgtgagcgatgacaccACTAccctgtagctgggacaacaggtggtactctgtctcaaaggggaaaaaagcatctTATTTTGAACTCAGAAGTCAAGAGTATTCACAGTGAAGAAAACATGAGCATCACTCTTCTAAGGAGcagtaaaaaccaaaaataaaacaaaaatcagataTATGTTGTCATCGCTTCCTTCAATATATTATTTGGAACTCTGGAACTCTTCCTGGTCATCAAAATAaggtgaagaaaagaaatgaggataaatacagaaaataaaaagttacagaaAAAGTTATTCTTTACAAATACAACCACATGTTGagacaattgaaaataaaaacaataacaccatcaagaaagtggaaagagaacccacaaaatggaagaaaatcatATAGCTGATGATTTGTAcatagaatatgtaaagaactcttacaactcaacaatgaaaaaccaaataacctaatttaaaaatcagcaatagatgtaaatagacatttcttaaaagaagacatatacaTGGTTAATTAAGGCATTAAAAATTCTGAATGTCATTagtcattaagaaaatgcaaatcaaaaccacaatgagatattctGATTTCATCTGGGGCCTTTGCAGATAATTGTGTTTAGATGACGTCAGAAGGGCAGAGACCCTGTGATGGGATTAATTTTCTTATAAGAAGATAAGAGACCAGAGCTCgctctctctgccatgtgaggacacagccagtAGCGGCTATCTACAAACCAGGAAGAGAGTCTGTGCTAAGAACCTGACAAGGCTGGCACCAagatctcagacttctagcctctatACTacgagaaataaatgtttgttgtttaagctaTCCAGTCTCTGACATTTGTCACAGTAGTCCAAGGTGATGGAGACAACAAATATCACAGCAGAATTATCTACAGTAGCTGAAAGGTAGAAGGAACCCAATGTCCATCcctgggtgaatgaatgaataaaaagtggtgtatacataccatggaatattattcagccttaaaaagtaCAGAAATTCTGAGACAcactataaaatagataaactttgaaGATATTACGTTAAATGAAATAAGTTAGTcatgaaaatacaaataatgtactatttcagttttgcaagatgaaaaagttctggagattggttgcACAACAGTGTAAACATATTTAACACTAATGAActctacacttaaaaatggctaagatgttttttgtaccctcaatgaatcctcaaccataaaaaaaataaaaaaaattttaaaaatggttaagatggtaaatctGATGTTACATGTACTTTATCacaatttctgaaaattaaaagaaaaggggccaggtgaggtggctcatgcctataatcctagcactctgagactACAAGGCAAGAAGATTagttgaggccagaagttcaagaccagcctcaacaagggtgagaccccacctctacaaaaaatataaaaattattcaggtgtggtggtgggcacccatagtcccagctacttgaaggctgaggcaggatgctaggaggcagaggcaggaggaacactcaAGCCTGGAGACAGAGGTTGCAGTAAGGtacgatgacaccactacactctggcctgggcaacagagcgagatcctacctcaaaaaataaataaagaacaaagaaacctGGTAGATTTTAGTACAAATATTACAAAGGCCAAGAATGAAGAATGTGATTTCATGATGACAAATGGATCAGTTCATCAAGAGGAAATAATAATCCTCAACATTTATACATAGTATACCTATTAACAAAGCTTCAAAAATATATGAAGCCTAAATTGATAAaatccaaagaagaaataaacccaCGCTTATAATTGTACATTTTATCATACTCTCTTGATAATTAATAGAAGAAGTAGTCATACAATAAATTAGGATATGAGAACTTGAACAACACTATCAACCAactctaattgacatttatagaatatcCTACCCAACAAGAGAACACACTTTGTTTTgaagtgtgcatgggaatttACCAAGATAGACCATATTCTGTTCCTAAAACAAATAGTAATATAACAATTTTAATGGattcaaataatagaaaatattatctCTGGCCACAGTGGAATTTAATTAGAAAGCAATAGAATATAGTGATATCTAAGactcaaaatattaaatactgtatgatttcgtTACACAGTTTAATGTTCTGCAACTATGGAGACCAAAATCTGACCAGGGGATGCCAGGAATTCACTAGTGAAGGGGTTAGTAACAACAGGACAAGTAGGAATTTTAGGAGGTGATCAAACTCTTTCATATCTTCATTATGGtggtatacatttgtcaaaactcagagAAAAGTATGAATTTGTTGTACATAATTATAGCTTAATTTGTTGTACATAAATtatagcttaatttttaaaatgaaagaaaatgtctaAATATTCAATTATGTAAATAATTGGAAACTACAGAGAATGAGAAAACTTCATTTACACAAACAAGAAAAAGCCCAAATTGAACAAGAAATGTTGTTTTAAGTAAAGATAAGGCATCCGTTGTTCCTTCCAACCTCCTGCCtcttgacagtctcactttgtcaccctgggtagagtgccctggtgtcacagctcacagcaacctcaaactcctgggctcaagtgattctcttgccttagcctcctgagtaactgagactacaggcacctggctaattttagagatggggtcttgttcttgctcaggctggtctcgaactcttaaaCTCAGGCaaatcacccaccttggcctcccagagtgctaggattacaggcgtcagccaccaggcctggcccacatcctttgttttgttgttgttgtttatttctttgttttagaaaattgtGGGTTCCTTAATTAAGCTGGCATTCCTAACAACATgttatattataaatgtcatttttGGGTTTCCTAAAGGGTCATGCCAACCAAGATAAGGGAGAGTTAGGGTTGTATACACAGGTAACAAACAGGTTTAAGAGTTCAGTTTCAAGACAGAAAAGATTACCCTGCACAGAGAGATTCCAGTTTAACACAGGTAAAGTATGTATAAGGTGGAAGGGGCTAGAGAGCTGAATGGAGACAGTTAAGACAGAAGTGGCTTGTCAGAAAACAAAGCCaggtatttttacattttattacctACAATATAGATCCTAGAGCTGCCtcattctctccccttcccccccaacCCTGGGGTCAGGCCTTCCCAGGAGCCCCTGCCTTTGTTGCCTGGGCCTGCGGGAACTCCTGCTGCAGCTGAGCAAGGGTTTCCCTCTGATGCTCTGACTGCCCTTCAAGGTCCCAGAGCTGGGATTCGTATCGCTTAATTTCAGCTGTGATATGGTCCAGCCTCTTCCCCCCTGTGGCCCGAACCTCCCCCAGCGCCTGTTTGGCCAGCACAGGACCCAGAAGTTTAGAGACCATGTTGGACCCATCCAGCAAGGCCAGTTCCTCCTTCACCATATTATTTTCTGTTAGTTGTGCCTCAAGCTGCTGCCTCCCTGACATGGATTTACTCAAGTCCTTCTGTAGCTGTTGATATTTCTCCACTTCTCCCTGCAGCTTCTTCTGGATCAGCTCAGCCATGGCGGGTTGAAAGCCTACCAACATTCTCTCTTCAGTATTAATCCACTTCCTTTGTTTTGGTTAGAACATCTCACCACCACCTCAAGGTGTCAGGTCTCTgtaattgaatttataaatttaatgtgatCCCAATAAAAATTCCAATGAGCTTTCTTAACACTGACCATAAATCAGAAGAggtcaaaaggaaaaacaaaaaaagaatagctagGAAAACTCTGAGATGGGAGCACTCTAGGGGTACAAGCTCTGACATCCCAGGCATCCTGCAGGTCCCAGTGGCTcagcctgcaatcccagcattttgggcaGCCAAGGTGGGAgtgtcacttgaggccagcagtttgacaCTGGCcaaggcaacagtgagaccctgtctgtacaaaattaaaaattaaaaacacttcaTTAGGGCAGTTCGgcctgggtaatagagtgagactctgtctccaaacaaacaaaaaaaaaaacaataaaatactacaAAGTCTCTCTAAAGGGGATGAAATAAACAGGTGgatagaataaaacaaaaggtcCAGAAATAGCTTAACTACGTACCCGGTTCAAGTTACCCAGGCAGtgataacatttttaataaatcgcATTGGGACAACTGATACCCAtttggaaaaaagataaaattagatcCATTCCTCAAACGATACACAAGAACAAACTCTAAAtgtattagagatttaaatatataaaaaatatcagTACAAGGACTAGAAGAAAGCATGAGTGAACTTTTCTATAACATGGGTGTAGGGCAAAGTATGAGTAaagttatatattaaaatatgtaatatgaagatgtaataaaataaaagactcgTGAACTTTGCTATACAAAATGAAACCGTTTGCATGCCGAAGAAAGCCACCATAtccaaaactaaaagaaatattcATAACACATATCACAGATAAAGGACTAATAAATATCTcaaatttacaaagaacttaaaagCTTTTCTTAAAAAAGCAGATCCACCTAACCGAGACAACTTTTAAACtttgagaggggaaaaaagaccaAAACTGCTTTGGAAAACGATGCCCAGCGTAGCATCTTTCTGGACAGGCTGGCCCGAGGCAGCGTGTTGGGCGCTGGAAGACAGCCCTGTGCCCGGCCTGGGGTCACGCGCCAACTCGCGGGTACCTGGAGCCTGGTGGGGCAGCCCCATTACCCCGTCCTCGCACCGCCCTCACACCTCTCACCATCCTCCCGGAGGAAGAGCGCCAGGAAGAATCTCCCTGGCTCCTGGCGGCCCTCACACTCCCGGCCTCGCGATCTCCTCCAGCCTTGGAAGTGCGCCTGCAACTCGGTGTGGAAGTTCGTCTGGGGGCCTAAGGCCCCCAGCTCTTAGACTCACGGCAGGAAGGAGCCAGGCACAGCCACCCTCCTGCTCTGCTAGTTCCCTGGGACTGCCAGGGCCGCCCCAGCCAGCAGACTTATTAGGCCTTGAGCTTCTTTCgctttcttttctgtgaaaacTGCTTCTGCTAAAGGTTGGGTCCTTGTCTTGGAGGTTGCAAACAGCTGCCCCAAGATTATTGCCCTTTTGGGACAAGTGTTATTGCCAAATTGCAGGTCACAGTATTGGGCTCTGCGATTTATTAACCGAGTCAATTGCATCTGTACAAAGGGCACAGCCATAACTACTTCATGGTAGTGAGGGATTAAGGGAGATAAGAGTCTGTAGAATGCTTGGCACAGAATTAGTTTCCTTTTCTGCTGGGCATTCCATTAAAACATGCTACACACCCATGTTCAGAAAAATACACTGGGTCATCGAGTTGCTCTCTGACCtgacattattttaatttaaccaACCTACGTGGAATGTCCTTGATCTGCTTGACACTGTGTTAAGATTATAAAGACGAGGGCTGTGGCCTGGGAGAGGTGAATCATTTTCCCCAGAGGGCCAAGGGTTGCCTTGCTCAGCTGGGCCAGGACTGCTCCTGTCTCCTCCCTGGCCCTGGAGTTCACATTCAAGGCCTTCTGCTGCATGCAGATGCTGCTGCTCAGCGCTCTGCTTATCTTCTTCGTCATCTGGCACATTATAATAGCATGTGATGAGCTGAAGACTAATTACAAGAATCCCACAGACCAGTGTAATACCCCGAATTCCCTTGCATTCCCAGAGTAGCTCATCCTTGCTTACTTCTGTGTCATGATTCTTGGTGCAGCAGAGTGGCTTACACTGAGTCTCAACGTGCCCCTTTTGGCATATCATATTTGGAGGTGTATGAATAGACCAGTGATGAGTGGACCAGGACTCTATGACCCCGTGACCATCATGAATGAAGATATGCTAGCATATTATCAGAAAGAAGGATGGTGCAAACTAGCTTTCTATCTTCTAGCATTTTCTTTACTACCTATATGGCATGATCTATGTTTTGGTGAGCTCTTAGAACAACACACAGAATAATTGGTCCAGTGAAGTGCATGCCAAAAGTCAccaaataaaaagattttatccAGCAAGATCCTGTTTCCCAGAGCAGCCTATGAAATCTGATCagttagtttaaaaaatgattcttgGGCCTTatgcggtggcttacacctgtaatcctagcactctgggaagccgaggcagtggattgcctgagctcatgagtttgggaccagcctgagtaacagcaagaccctgtcactactaaaaatagaaaaaagaaaaaaaacagctgggcattgtggaaggcagctgtagtgccagctactcaggaggctgaggcaagaggagcgctggagcccaagagttagaggttgctatgaactatgatgtcactgtactgtactctactcagggtgacagagtga encodes:
- the LOC128567883 gene encoding prefoldin subunit 6-like encodes the protein MAELIQKKLQGEVEKYQQLQKDLSKSMSGRQQLEAQLTENNMVKEELALLDGSNMVSKLLGPVLAKQALGEVRATGGKRLDHITAEIKRYESQLWDLEGQSEHQRETLAQLQQEFPQAQATKAGAPGKA